The following are from one region of the Klebsiella aerogenes genome:
- a CDS encoding cytochrome b/b6 domain-containing protein — protein MNEPLRNALPHKDSPFFRLLHLIVAVLILLQIVNSNFTDSEIPGGFTLTGIVTWFHIVSGFALIGLGCAMLVWMLTQRGFHYYFCWLKLDFRGVAEDIKTLISLRLPEAHAGGMAALIQGLGVLALLGVAICGGCWFVLNTTLGPSSMLTHDVLSLHKFLTVFIETYFWAHGAMGLLHIFLTVRDKRKNPLIE, from the coding sequence ATGAACGAACCGTTACGCAATGCGCTCCCTCACAAAGACAGCCCCTTTTTTCGGCTGCTGCACCTCATCGTCGCCGTGCTGATCTTGCTGCAGATCGTTAACTCTAATTTTACGGACAGCGAGATACCTGGCGGCTTCACCCTGACGGGGATCGTGACATGGTTTCACATTGTCAGCGGATTCGCGCTGATTGGGCTGGGTTGCGCCATGCTGGTCTGGATGTTGACGCAACGCGGTTTTCATTATTATTTTTGCTGGCTGAAACTGGATTTTCGCGGCGTGGCTGAAGACATTAAAACGCTCATTTCGTTGCGCCTTCCCGAAGCGCATGCCGGTGGAATGGCGGCCTTGATCCAGGGGCTTGGCGTACTGGCGCTGCTGGGCGTCGCAATATGCGGCGGATGCTGGTTTGTCCTGAATACAACGCTTGGCCCGTCATCGATGCTGACGCACGATGTCTTGTCTTTGCATAAGTTTCTCACCGTATTTATTGAAACTTATTTCTGGGCCCATGGCGCCATGGGATTACTTCATATTTTCCTTACGGTGAGGGACAAACGGAAAAACCCACTCATTGAATAA